A genomic region of Parambassis ranga chromosome 7, fParRan2.1, whole genome shotgun sequence contains the following coding sequences:
- the dffb gene encoding DNA fragmentation factor subunit beta, with protein sequence MSGLFCKNKPVKIRGFGGHKKYGVAAKNVKELLTKACKLLQIPLSGAHVCLYEDGTTVTEEFFQTLPGDTELVLLSKGQTWSGVVCDIGQLLNTDRHADSLIEAAKELLTDEKSSKRRKILVDLLQNLDDRSEMESREEDEDWFKGVDTRFKTKSAYMKYNCENRIRGYMKEVDDATKRIQKAKVKAEFVKTSKCLLEMLKAAKYNGCYFDRMEKEPDRLCTKEGWFTCQGSYDQTVCPSLHSINPYSSRESRIIFSTWNLDHRVEKKRTIIPALVDALQNHKSTDVNLNYFYQLLFTCKNLKLVHIVCHKKEAHNLLCERKKIFNNTSNPRKTKQNPRVKKKRLT encoded by the exons ATGTCCGGACTCTTTTGCAAAAATAAACCTGTGAAAATAAGGGGTTTCGGTGGACATAAAAAATATGGAGTTGCTGCAAAAAATGTGAAGGAGCTGCTTACAAAAGCCTGCAAGTTGTTACAG ATTCCACTTTCTGGTgcacatgtttgtttgtatgaAGATGGGACCACTGTGACCGAGGAATTCTTTCAAACTCTGCCTGGTGACACTGAACTCGTTCTTCTGTCCAAAGGGCAGACATGGAGTGGAG TTGTGTGCGACATCGGTCAGCTCCTGAACACAGATCGACACGCCGACAGCCTTATTGAAGCAGCGAAGGAGCTGCTGACTGATGAGAAGTCTTCCAAGAGACGTAAAATCCTGGTGGACCTGCTGCAGAATCTGGACGACAGGTCCGAAATggaaagcagagaggaggatgaagactgGTTCAAAG GTGTTGATACTCGATTCAAAACAAAGTCAGCCTACATGAAGTACAACTGTGAAAACAGGATACGAGGCTACATGAAGGAG GTGGATGATGCCACTAAAAGAATCCAAAAAGCTAAAGTCAAGGCTGAGTTTGTCAAAACATCCAAATGCCTGCTGGAAATGCTGAAAGCAGCCAAGTACAATGGCTGCTACTTTGACCGAATGGAGAAGGAGCCAGACCGCCTCTGTACTAAGGAAGGATGGTTTACCTGCCAG gGCTCATATGATCAGACAGTGTGCCCATCTTTGCACTCCATCAACCCCTACAGCAGCCGAGagagcaggatcatcttcaGCACGTGGAATCTGGACCACAG GGTTGAAAAGAAGCGGACGATCATTCCCGCTTTGGTGGATGCCCTGCAGAATCACAAGAGCACTGATGTGAACTTGAACTACTTCTACCAGCTGCTGTTCACCTGCAAGAACCTGAAGCTGGTCCACATAGTGTGCCACAAGAAAGAAGCTCACAACCTGCTGTGTGAAAGGAAGAAAATTTTTAATAACACCAGCAATCCaaggaaaactaaacagaaTCCCAGAGTGAAGAAAAAACGCTTGACTTGA
- the c7h1orf174 gene encoding UPF0688 protein C1orf174 homolog, with protein sequence MLGHNITPSKMPGQLDNLKPRKRKSSSEVRLSKKVSGTGRRCTKTHLAAESNSVVSVYGKTETQSRISCECHQSSYERRCSASPGLEGHEEKENKLRPDIGSLWDQPEPMDCDEFGKNIFPDEDSNQILPVEQFFGNLDALQDFPQRSSSSAHVHRGTRRRRHYYARDDSDEEEEEEGLSSSFGAEN encoded by the exons ATGCTGGGTCATAACATCACGCCGAGTAAG ATGCCTGGTCAACTTGATAACTTGAAGCccagaaagaggaagagcagctcTGAAGTTAGGCTATCCAAAAAG GTTTCCGGTACAGGGAGGAGGTGCACTAAGACACACTTGGCAGCGGAGAGCAATTCAGTGGTCAGTGTTTATGGTAAAACAGAGACTCAGTCTCGCATCAGCTGCGAGTGCCACCAGTCTTCCTACGAGAGGAGATGCTCAGCATCGCCTGGGCTGGAGGGACACGAGGAGAAAGAGAACAAACTCAGACCGGATATTGGCAGCCTCTGGGACCAACCTGAGCCTATGGACTGTGATGAATTTGGTAAAAATATTTTCCCAGATGAAGACAGTAACCAGATTCTTCCTGTGGAGCAGTTTTTTGGCAACCTGGATGCTTTACAG GACTTTCCTCAAAGATCGTCGTCGTCTGCCCATGTCCACAGAGGGACCAGGAGGCGACGGCATTACTACGCACGAGACGACAGcgatgaggaagaagaagaagaaggtctcagCTCGAGTTTTGGAGCTGAGAACTAG
- the b3gnt7l gene encoding UDP-GlcNAc:betaGal beta-1,3-N-acetylglucosaminyltransferase 7, like, with protein sequence MFYTLGRTVVKHYEGSLGAALTAMDHCFRRKRVGLLKPLLSLSLVFASFLMIHKLKVSEKDAVGVKHMRGAGWCGSECFSFKKAVAKSSLGSSEAPVPGADAQRASNRTSATWDAQVLNCSEDASVRTQDWFRRLDPRFHQFVLHRHCRYFPMIINHPEKCADGDVHLLMVVKSVIEQHDRREAVRKTWGKEHTVDGKKIRTLFLLGSPTTGKDTKNLQKLIEYEDQIYGDILQWDFMDTFFNLTLKEVNFLKWFNIYCPGVQFIFKGDDDVFVNTHNLLELIGFKVEERKEADLFVGDTISKAIPIRNRQSKYYIPKELYDKPYPPYVGGGGFLMSSQLARRLFVVSEDLELYPIDDVFLGMCLQKLNVAPELHPGFRTFGITRRRVSPMNSEPCFYKNLIVVHKLSAQELLKMWSVVHNEDLICARKTSI encoded by the coding sequence ATGTTCTATACACTCGGACGCACAGTTGTGAAACACTATGAAGGGTCCCTGGGCGCCGCGCTGACAGCCATGGATCACTGTTTTCGGAGAAAGCGGGTCGGTTTGCTGAAGCCGCTGCTGAGTCTGTCTTTGGTTTTTGCGTCATTTCTTATGATCCACAAGCTGAAAGTGTCGGAGAAAGACGCGGTTGGAGTGAAACACATGAGGGGAGCGGGCTGGTGCGGATCGGAGTGTTTTTCATTTAAGAAGGCAGTGGCGAAATCTAGTTTGGGGAGCTCAGAGGCTCCGGTGCCAGGCGCGGATGCGCAACGGGCCTCTAACAGGACATCGGCTACCTGGGACGCACAGGTTCTCAACTGTAGCGAGGACGCGTCGGTGCGCACCCAAGACTGGTTCCGGCGCTTGGACCCAAGGTTTCACCAGTTTGTTCTGCACAGACACTGCAGGTATTTCCCCATGATAATCAACCACCCGGAGAAGTGCGCGGATGGAGACGTGCACCTCCTCATGGTGGTCAAATCCGTTATTGAGCAGCACGACCGGCGGGAGGCGGTGCGTAAAACCTGGGGTAAAGAGCACACCGTGGATGGAAAGAAAATCAGAACTTTATTTCTGTTAGGAAGCCCCACCACCGGTAAAGACACCAAGAATCTACAGAAACTGATTGAATATGAGGACCAGATCTACGGGGACATCCTGCAGTGGGACTTCATGGACACCTTTTTTAACCTGACCCTAAAAGAGGTCAACTTTCTCAAATGGTTCAACATCTACTGCCCCGGCGTGCAGTTTATATTCAAAGGAGACGACGATGTGtttgtgaacacacacaacctgctgGAGCTCATCGGTTTTAAGGTGGAAGAGCGCAAAGAAGCCGACTTGTTCGTAGGGGACACCATCTCCAAGGCCATCCCGATACGAAACCGGCAGAGCAAGTATTACATCCCCAAAGAGCTCTACGACAAGCCGTACCCGCCCTACGTTGGGGGAGGCGGGTTTCTGATGTCCTCCCAACTGGCCAGGAGGCTCTTTGTGGTCTCAGAGGACTTGGAGCTGTACCCCATAGACGACGTGTTCTTGGGAATGTGCCTGCAGAAGCTCAACGTGGCCCCGGAACTACACCCGGGGTTCCGGACATTTGGCATCACCAGACGCAGGGTGAGCCCCATGAACAGCGAGCCCTGCTTTTATAAAAACCTGATCGTGGTGCACAAACTGAGCGCGCAGGAGCTGCTCAAAATGTGGAGCGTGGTGCACAACGAGGACCTGATATGCGCGCGTAAGACATCCATATGA
- the cep104 gene encoding centrosomal protein of 104 kDa produces MPRKLGFIVVSSSSHEDNFNAKELMVHAPTVSGWRTSRLCSYPQHITLQLVERSRVRKLQLLAHQYLIPSKVEFYIGDSLPKEGSPGFPGQLRRLGYVSLSDNEKTGFKARELKSVHVDAVGTYLRVTFHENHVNRYNHYNQVALVAINVLGDSLDGNAFNTIPSREQLIEHYLNSTQLEAALDTTFMGKCESISPLDDLAFDMYQDPEVAHIIRHLDQKKQDMVRQEEYEQAKNLKQAIADLQKVGERLARYEMEKRSAIEREDYDLAKKKKEVMEEYRKSVYQQLQVHNLLPDTSTIMKSAEPSVAQHPPSALPSPPHCSVPSKPLVSKKTFIKGKKTHHNQQSAEKPVAPKPSSQPNTPCTPAAVPKIDVTGVPYDERPLPTLQRKDQPVESIKCPPEEHSPKSDTQRTPHSPEPRSGEPETLTEKAQREAGLPIEVYGESLVARAYSKTWSYREDALLAVQTKLLEVSPSTPKEELRNMIRAAVFLVKKALLDKVTAVFHASLKLLQLLLSQLIPGLELGRSEVTHCLEQTFPNLLARTGDSLNRLRTTAVAFTQEIAVLKDVRALQIIPGELVKPFKSNFPCRLAQSRAELIEKLVAALGTENSGFTLENVMTFCTAALEHSSLPVRELAVRIILSMYQQRRSAVLRYLPSNDTAERKNFLYRTLFDGFAKIDGKLVEMQTLKKGGGQQVGQKEKEEIHSLQEQLAALKEITERGNESTKGQTAKKESHKVEKESHKAAKATVTKGTQNKMTENVNVQQSSSYLDNLCLFCGKKDESFTEDGLDLHYWKHCPMLRRCDECRQVVEIACLTEHLLAECENRSKFSQCPRCSEAVPTEDLSGHIQKAACNPPMSGKGSNHCPLCHHNFMPGEEAWKAHLMGREGCKQNSRRTAVSQRTQPAQGRAAGGAKLKQAWSVGARGRPVPSRGSRIPSLAPSARGHTAGKR; encoded by the exons ATGCCCAGGAAGCTAGGATTCATCGTGGTCAGCTCTTCCAGTCATGAGGATAACTTCAATGCTAAGGAGCTCATGGTCCATGCACCCACAGTAAGCGGGTGGAGAACCAGCAG GCTGTGCTCCTATCCTCAGCACATCACCCTGCAGCTGGTGGAAAGAAGCAGGGTTAGGAAGCTGCAGCTTCTGGCTCACCAGTACCTGATCCCATCTAAGGTTGAGTTCTATATCGGAGACAGTCTCCCCAAAGAAGGCAGCCCGGGGTTCCCTGGGCAGCTTCGCAGACTTGG GTATGTGTCTTTGTCGGACAATGAGAAGACAGGTTTTAAAGCTCGGGAGCTGAAGTCGGTCCATGTTGATGCCGTTGGAACATATCTGAGGGTGACCTTCCATGAGAACCATGTCAACCGTTACAATCACTACAACCAG GTTGCTTTGGTTGCCATTAATGTTCTGGGAGATTCTTTGGATGGCAATGCTTTTAACACAATA CcaagcagagagcagctgatcGAACACTACCTCAACAGTACCCAGCTGGAAGCCGCCTTGGACACGACCTTCATGGG AAAATGCGAGTCAATCTCTCCCTTGGACGACTTGGCCTTCGATATGTACCAGGATCCTGAAGTCGCCCACATCATTCGTCACCTGGACCAGAAGAAGCAGGACATGGTTCGGCAGGAGGAGTATGAGCAGGCCAAGAATTTGAAGCAGGCCATCGCTGACCTGCAGAAG GTGGGGGAGCGTTTGGCTCGATATGAAATGGAGAAGCGAAGCGCCATCGAAAGGGAAGATTATGACCTtgccaagaagaagaaggaggtgatggaggagtaCAGGAAGAGTGTTTACCAGCAGCTCCAAGTCCACAACCTGTTACCTGACACATCAACG ATCATGAAATCTGCAGAACCATCTGTAGCTCAGCATCCTCCCTCTGCTTTGCCTTCTCCACCTCATTGCTCCGTCCCCTCCAAGCCTCTTGTATCCAAAAAGACGTTCATCAAGGGGAAAAAGACTCATCATAACCAACAGTCAGCTGAAAAACCTGTTGCACCCAAACCTAGCAGCCAACCTAACACACCTTGCACCCCTGCTGCTGTACCTAAGATTGAT GTTACCGGTGTGCCTTATGACGAGAGGCCGCTGCCAACCCTTCAGAGGAAAGATCAGCCAGTGGAGTCCATAAAGTGTCCACCAGAGGAACACTCCCCCAAATCAGACACGCAAAGGACCCCACACAGCCCTGAGCCCAGGAGCGGAGAGCCGGAAACTCTGACAGAAAAGGCCCAGAGAGAGGCGGGCCTTCCAATTGAGGTCTATGGAGAAAGCCTG GTGGCCCGTGCATATTCTAAAACCTGGAGCTACAGAGAGGATGCTCTGCTGGCTGTGCAAACGAAGCTACTGGAGGTATCGCCCTCCACCCCcaaggaggagctgagaaaCATGATACGTGCTGCTGTCTTCTTGGTCAAGAAGGCTCTCCTGGATAAAGTCACAGCT GTTTTCCATGCCTCACTGAAGttgctgcagctcctgctgagCCAGCTGATCCCGGGCCTGGAGCTGGGCCGGTCCGAAGTGACGCACTGCTTGGAACAGACCTTTCCCAATCTGCTGGCCAGGACCGGAGACTCCCTCAACCGTCTTCGGACCACAGCTGTCGCTTTTACACAG GAAATTGCTGTTTTGAAGGATGTCCGGGCCCTGCAGATAATCCCCGGCGAGCTGGTGAAGCCCTTCAAATCCAACTTCCCCTGTCGTCTGGCTCAGAGTCGGGCCGAGTTGATCGAGAAACTGGTCGCTGCGCTGGGTACAGAAAACTCTGGCTTCACACTGGAAAATGTCATGACG TTCTGCACAGCAGCTTTGGAGCACAGTTCGTTACCGGTCCGAGAACTAGCAGTGCGTATCATCTTGTCCATGTACCAGCAGCGCAGGAGTGCCGTCCTCCGCTACCTTCCCTCCAATGACACTGCAGAACGGAAGAACTTCCTCTACAGGACCCTCTTTGACGGCTTCGCTAAGATTGACGGAAAACTGGTGGAAATGCAG actCTGAAAAAGGGTGGAGGCCAGCAGGTCGggcagaaagaaaaggaggagatcCACTCCCTGCAAGAGCAGCTGGCTGCCCTGAAAGAGATCACA gagagaggaaacgAAAGCACCAAAGGACAAACAGCCAAAAAAGAATCTCACAAAGTTGAGAAAGAGTCTCACAAAGCTGCCAAAGCAA CTGTCACAAAAGGGACTCAGAACAAGATGACAGAGAATGTCAATGTCCAACAGTCTAGCAGCTATTTGGATAA CTTGTGTTTATTCTGCGGTAAAAAAGACGAGTCGTTTACAGAAGACGGACTGGACCTCCACTACTGGAAGCACTGTCCAATGCTGCGACGCTGCGACGAATGTAGACAG GTGGTCGAGATAGCCTGCCTCACGGAGCACCTGCTGGCCGAGTGCGAAAACAGGTCCAAGTTCAGCCAGTGCCCACGCTGCTCGGAAGCTGTACCCACCGAGGATCTGAGCGGCCATATTCAGAAAGCTGCCTGCAACC cCCCCATGTCGGGTAAAGGCTCCAACCACTGCCCTTTGTGTCACCACAACTTCATGCCTGGAGAGGAG GCCTGGAAGGCTCACCTCATGGGCAGGGAGGGCTGTAAACAAAACTCACGCAGGACTGCGGTTTCCCAGAGAACCCAGCCAGCACAAG GCAGGGCTGCTGGTGGAGCCAAGCTGAAGCAGGCCTGGTCAGTCGGTGCCAGAGGCAGACCCGTGCCGAGCCGAGGCAGCCGGATCCCGTCACTGGCACCCTCAGCCAGAGGTCATACGGCAGGGAAGCGCTGA